Within Salvia splendens isolate huo1 chromosome 21, SspV2, whole genome shotgun sequence, the genomic segment CTATCACCATGAGAGATGAAACAAGATCCAGCACGAGGCCACACGCGCTCGATGATCATCCAAGGCCGCAAACAAATACAGAAACAGCTCTAAGTGACCGATACGGACGAGAGCACCTGCGCTACAGTTTAATCATTCATGGCCACAGTGTTTCCACATGAACAAGCTGCTGCTAGAGGAGGTTTTCGGACGAGTGGTTGTTGGTTTCCTCCACCCTCTCATCGATCTCCATCTCCTGTGAGCGGCAAGCTGAGCTGCAAAATGCCTTCTCGCCTCTGCACAAAAGTCATCACACGGTTCATCAAAATCATGCAATGCAGATATAACCAACAAGAAACACAAACATGGTAAGGAATGTTGAGGCTGGCTAACCTATACATGAAGATATCTTCACCATCCAACCTCTTCTTGCAAGAAAAACAGAATTTCAAGAAATCCTCTGATGGATAGGGAGGAAGAAATTCTTCGCTGTTCTTCAAAAAATCATTGTGACATCCTAAAATGCAGTCACCAAAGATATGTGTAACCTTAGGGTTGGAGCCATGAGTTCTAACACAGGTATAATCCTCAGACAGCTCAATCTCACTCGCGGGAATGGAACTAATAAAACTATTTCCCAGTGGAGCAGCCTGACTCAGCCTCTCCCCACTTAGGTTGCCTAATTTAGGGCTCACGCCAGCCCCTCCAGACTCCGAACGAACAGAGTTCTCAGCACCAAAGCTGCCGGACCCAAGCTTGGACTTGAGGTTTCTGAAATCTGTCAGGTGAGATCCATACCTTCCAGAATCCACTGAACGAGCACGGATGCTTCCAGAAGCCTCCTCGTGCTTGAACGGGACCTCCCCAATCTCAAACACAACATCAGAATCGCACTTCCGAGCATTGGCTGGCTTAGCGAAAATAGCAACTTCTTTAGGCAGTGACTTAGGTGCCTCCAAAGAACTACAAAAAGTTGGACTTCTAACGCTCATCTGTCGCCCGAAAAGAATATTCTTATTATCAGATGACCGAGCAACACTCTGATTAAGCTCATGGTCGAGGGAATCTATAATGCTTAGACCTACTTTGGTACAGTCCCAGCTCTTGTGGTGGCCCTCGTTCTGTGCTCTTAGACACCTAAAGGGATTGCCTAAACTCGAAAAAATCCTAAAATCTAAAGTCGATGTGGGGCTTCTTACTGCCTCAGAATCTGAGCTCTTAGCATTGAATCCCACAAACAAGCCAGGAACCTTCAAAAGGGAGGTATCTTTATGCCTCTGATTTGATCCATCAGAGGGAAAATACGACTCCGATGTAGAATCAACTAATGTGTTATTCATGTTTTGAACTTTTTGCTGTGATCTAGTTCTCTTCCTCAGCAATTTTGTAAAACAAAATTAGACCTCCCAAATGCACCAAATGACCAACTCCCTGTATCCACATTTCAAGAATCCATCTCAAATTAGTCCATTCTCGAATGAATAAATAAACGCAGGATTGAACCAAGATACAACAGGAAATTATAATATGATAATCAAAAGCTGCATTGTAGAATCAACCCAACAAACAAATAATAATGGCAAAAAGACAACAACCCTAACTCAGTTTAAATTACCAATCAATCGGCACAATTGTTTAAaatcaaaactaaaaaaataaaggaatttAAATAGACTTTAGCTCAAGATAATGGATATTTCCAGAATCAAATAGAACAATGATGTATTgatttgaattaaaaataatcaaaagtTCACCTAGAAAATACTAAGTCAGACAATTAGTGAGAAATAATTgagaaaaagagaaagagtcAACTTGATACTCAGATACAGTAATGAGGAGtcaaagaaagaaaatgaatcCAAATGTTGGTagcaaaaaggaaaaaaaaagtgcATTAACATTTTTTACTCATCTCAACACACCTAACATTAATCTACATCTAAAAACCTCGTGATCAATTCGCCTCGGAAAAGGAATTATTGTGGCTGTAGATGTTGAATTCGACACAACCAAACTCAGAAATCCATTGATTCAGCCCAGTAAACTGCCCTAATTAAAGCAATGAACTAGAAGAAAACAATCTAGAGATAATTACTTGATGACTTTCTCAACAAAGATACAATCAACAACAaccattttttttgtatatattaatGCAGACTGAAAAAATTAGAAGTGATCAAAACAATAGAATGGGAAAAAATCCCACCTTGTCGCGAAACTGAGAGAAATTAGATTTGGTGAGATGGAGAAAAAACCCCAATGCAGTGAAGGATAAATGGAGACCCTTCTCCTGTCTTTATCCTTCTTGTGTGTGTGTTGTGAACCTTGCACagtactcactctctctctctctcatcaaaatcaaatatcaaAAATCAATGAGCTTCTCTTGTACTCTTTCTCGACActatttctatctctctcttttttctctcaCGTGTTATTTTGCACGAACCAATAATACATTCTATAGTAATgaaggcgtttcttttcgtcacagaaattaagaaaaattatggtAGGTGACTTAAGTAAGGGAGGGGATCTCCTTACTTAACTATGGTGGGAACACAGCAGTGTTGTTGTGCCAAAAAACGACGTAGTTTAGTTCATTTGCTAcagtaaatttttaattaagctTTCAATTCTCTTATCAAATATAGCTTCAACATAAGCAACACTAAATAACGATTCGTTAGCATTGACAtattcattaaaatttaaagattatttattttactaattacaATTTCATAATCTTACATTCAGTTGAATGCTCATTATAATTTTACGTATTCAACTATTAATACCATGACAAATTatgtaatatttatatattaattatagttGATCTTATCTTGGGAGTAATCAATTctagttataatttattttaactaAATATTTATCAAATTCAGAAagtcattttatatttaaaagtcACAATCACTATTAcgctaaaaattaattttaaaaaataattgaaactcCCTTTGCATTGttctttaaattatttttaatgtaatttagtatttaattttgagataaaaaattaagagataattattaattaaatcataatttttattgacttattattaatttcataaattgaaatataaaatcataacttttaaatttttctTGATTGTCTCACATTTCTCAAAATAGAAACTAATATgacaaaatcaaatataataaaacaaaaatcgGACATTTTCTTTTGATAAAACGATGTCATTATATTTGGAgtgttaattaaaatatgatgatatataaaaaatgacGTGGTTTTATTGCTgtatcatattttaaattttatcatattagtttcaattttaaccatcatgtgaaaattgagaaaaatgaaaTGTTATGTTCGAGTTTCAAAGTTATGGAATCAGCCAAAATTAAGCAAACAATTATGATTTAATAACAACTAccctaaatttaaataaaaattgagttttcaaaattaataaatttttagccaaaaataaattagaattgaaattgaaactTCCTGTTGCAATAAATAAGCTCTTAGTTatgattttaaataataatctattgatattacattaatttataataatagtattagttaaaataatttcaaatgataaaattttaattactaaaaaagtATTACTTATTCAACAAAGTggagtagtattattatagTATATAAGTAAATTCACTAttcaataaattattaaataatttcattagTGGCGGCGTGGAGTGTGGACGGTAGAGTAGTGCAATTGACTTGAATTACTAAGTCTACGATTGAAAacttaattgaaaaaaaaattctgtaGCAAAAAACTAAACTACGACGTTTTTTGGGCACAGCCGTCCCTGCTGTGTTCCCACCATAGCAGGGGATCCATTCCCGTTAAGTAAGGATAATgaagtgaaaaatgaaaaaggtagagagatgaaaagagaaaaaaagtaagagagagtaaagtagatatggaaaaatgtgttgatttttattaaaaaaatgaaatgactctattactatggaacatatcaaaatggaaaaatgactctattattatAAAATGGAGTGAGTATTTATTAATGTTTAATTagtatatatggagtatattatatatatgatgACATTTCCAACCATATTATACCAAGTTCTAGTACTACTAATACTCAATTCAATGTGTGTTTCACTGTGTTGCATATTATTCTTTATATATCTCTAGCGATATAGTAGTGCTAATGTATGATATGTAccttttttagaatattataatTAGATACAGGATCTTGATAATAGTAATATCTTAAAATATCAGtagttataattaaatttttaaacaatCATAAAGCTAAAAATCTGTAACTCGACATatgatttttccttttttaaaatgTTAGGTAGCGAAAACTGTGTTAATTACACGTATGTTGAGATTTAGCCAATTTAATGATTATTACGTGTCTCCTATTCACAGCTAATCAACTCGTATTAATGCCTCTTACATTttaatgtagaaaaaaaaaaccgacGCTgcctttattattattattattattattatttttatttttattattattattattattattattattattattattatttcaaacCATCTAATCACATTTGCGTTGGGTTGAAGTGTAGAATGAGCGACATTCGAAATATTACGataaaattaaatagtactactaacaGTTTATCATAAAAATGTCATTGTTTTGAATGCCATGCATCTCATGAGATAGctaaaatcaacaaaatcaaacacaaCTCGTAGAATTGTTGTTGAAATGCTAGTATTATATAAGTATTTAGTCTGCTATTAAATGtcttattttttactttttcaattatctattaataaatatctcatttcacttttattctACATtatacatttcactaacttattataCTTATgtactattataaaattaattatataggaGTAAGATTTACAttctattgattttttttatattttatcataaaatcaaataatttttaaaaatcttatcAAAATTGGGGTATTTATTGGCAACGTATTCGTCAAATTTACACGTACGTCATATTTAGGTGAAAAACAATAATTGAAGCTTTATTTTAGGCGGAGTATATTATAGTacaatgtttgtattttaatATATTCATTCTCTGTAAAGGGAGTCAGagtttttattagtattttatttttgtgtgtgtgtttcacTTTAAGGGGTGATGATTCATCGCAAGACGACAAAAACTAGGTCCCGTTTTCTGTATATTgcagtatttttttttattctatcttgCCGCTTTAACCCTTTTAAACAAtgctttttcttttcttaaagTCCACCTCAACGTCATCTACTCcaagaattttattttttatttttattttattttattttattttattttattttatttttctaaccTTTTACTTTAATAGAAACTCATTTATTTAATTACCTGTGGGGCAGGGAATAtctaaaagaaaaattaatagaCAGCTaacaatattaataattttgtcCAGAAAAAGACGTGTACGCCATATCTATTTTTATTCCAATAAATTTGTTATCATCTTAAATTTAAGGGGGCACACGTGAAATttaaatagatatttatttcattttctccttttggttttatttttttagggtGATTTGTGTTATAAGAGTTGGGTAACAAGTGTTTTGAAGATTGGGAGGCAGTGGATCGCTTGGaacaggggcggacgcagaaataaataCGAGTAGGggctaaattttcaaaattttatttaaaaataaattttcaagtAATTTAGATTATCAATAGGGGCTTTTATAATATAATAGGTGTAAAATATGGATACATTTTGAAACTttataatagaattttttttaaaagattcATTAGGGGCTAAAGCCCTACCCCATTTATATGTAGGTCCGCCCCTGGCTTGGAGAGATGCGTCCACGGCACCACCCGTTGCAGGTGGGTACGGGGCTGAGTCTAGTACCTCTgagagcattagcagtggtgcggaattcccggcggaattccccgcaaaattctaaaaaacacctcctgccacgtcatacgtacctcccactgcactgccacgtcatatggAATTCTACACAGTGACGGAATTCCCCGCAGAAATTCCCACactaaaaaaatttacaaattcacaaattaaacaatttccggaagtaagaaatttacggaattaaatagtcgacacaaatagggaaaaatattccattaaaaaatacatttcaataatgtCCACCCCCACATCAAGtgatgtgaatgaaatgaagttcaacgggatgtatatataggaactgaaaaaaaaatatttaatgcattaagCGGGATTCCGCGTGCGTCaacgcaatgacggacgtccgcaCAGAATTCCCCGCGGAACTGTGAATTCCTTCGCGGAATTTCGTATCCGAGGaagggacgcacaatggcggacgtccgccacggaattcccgcacgccggtgggaattccgcgtggaCGTCCACCATTGCTGATGCTTTGAGGAGGTGTGAGAGTATGAGACACGGTTTGAGGAGGGTCTGATTACATATTGGAAGCGGTATGAATTAGCAAGAcgttttttttagaaaaaataaaaattatagttTAAATCACttgtattttaataaatttttaatgcaaaattaaatttttttaatagtagaagttaaaattttaattatataatttattatgtttcattattgtattttttagaaaaaataattatgtaagttttggtatttataattttaaaactcTATAATTCTTGATAaagaaattttattatttatattattatataattttataaaatgaataataataaaaaagtaaaatagaaatttATTGGAAAGTATGGGTTACTCTTGCTCTAAGATACTCCTATTAAGAAAATATACTGTAAATTATTATTCAACAATTATAGAATGGTAGAGAAGTAGTTGGAAAGCAAAATTCATGAAGGTTTATTGTGTTTCTCAAATTTTCCCtttaaaaagaaattttaaaaatacaataaGTTTAGAAATTATTAGTGAGGCTGTTATaacatatggagtatatatttgcaCAGGTATTTAATTGAGACGAATGAGTGAATTTATGACCATTGATTGTAATTAGTGCAATTAGAagtaatttatgtttattactGTATTTACTACGACTAACGGATCTTGACTCCGCATCCACATTAAAATTGAGGTTTCCTCTCACACCGACATCTGACGGCATTACCTGCCGCCGTTAGCTACCCTCCGTTATTTTCAGCTCCACGCATGCCACTTCATCTCCAGGTTAGCTTCACTTAACCATGGTTAGATTAGAGGAGTGTCATTATTTCGTTGTTGTACCAATCTCTTTACTACTGCAGTACTGCTACTCTTTACTACTTGAATGAAATAttagagaatgagaaaaaatagttaaaataatagttagataatactccctccgtcttgggctactcgcccctttccttttcggcacggagattaaggaatgagtgtataggaaagtcaaaaatgacggctgtaggtgaaaatttttactaaaaatgaaaagagtgcaagtaacttgggacacccaaaaaggaaataagtgcaagtagtgcgggacggagggagtaaaatttataaataataaaataacagtaaaggataaaaaattattattaatagatATGAACTATTTATATGAGATGTAAATCTATGGAACAAACGGAGTAAGTTGACTAAGTTCTACTACACAGTAATAATGTATCCGTCCATCTATGTTTATTTGATATAAGAAAATCGACTATTTTGATACCAGAAAAAATGAATGGAAtgtaagttttattttatatattaattttataacggAATATGAATAAAGTGTGAGAtccatttattaataaaaagtcTTTTTTTAGACGTTTCAAATGACAAATTGAGTCAATATTTCATGCACAGAGagcaaaaattaatttaatatacaaGTTATTTACTCATTTTAGATTATCCATACATGGAGCTGAGATGAGagtgtttattttcatttttaattaactacagacttttatatatttattaatagAATGTAGCTTTAAAACACTGTGCAACGAATACTATACTATACAGTCAGAATTTAAAATGGGCTATAAAATGTTGCGTTCACATAACATTTtgataggagtactattttatttcaAGTTATCCAGTTCAAAAATGCAGTGGGCCATATATTACACACAGAAAATATAGTAAAGTACTACtgtatttatttttgtgttcATACAACATATATTTCGAATGCCTACATCCTATAGTATTTATCTAATATAGCATGGATCAATCATGAAATTTAGGTTCGTTTTTTATCAAATGGAGAGACCCCCAAATTTCCAAATTGAAAGTTCTA encodes:
- the LOC121785475 gene encoding FCS-Like Zinc finger 10-like, yielding MNNTLVDSTSESYFPSDGSNQRHKDTSLLKVPGLFVGFNAKSSDSEAVRSPTSTLDFRIFSSLGNPFRCLRAQNEGHHKSWDCTKVGLSIIDSLDHELNQSVARSSDNKNILFGRQMSVRSPTFCSSLEAPKSLPKEVAIFAKPANARKCDSDVVFEIGEVPFKHEEASGSIRARSVDSGRYGSHLTDFRNLKSKLGSGSFGAENSVRSESGGAGVSPKLGNLSGERLSQAAPLGNSFISSIPASEIELSEDYTCVRTHGSNPKVTHIFGDCILGCHNDFLKNSEEFLPPYPSEDFLKFCFSCKKRLDGEDIFMYRGEKAFCSSACRSQEMEIDERVEETNNHSSENLL